The Phaeodactylum tricornutum CCAP 1055/1 chromosome 2, whole genome shotgun sequence DNA window GCAATTTTCACAAAATCTGCTCCTATGATTATTTGAGCGTTCGAGAGCGAGAAATAATGGCGACCccgactcactgtcagttgccAAATTGAAACTAATGCTGGGACAAAGATAGTCCAAGTAGCACAAAGCGACTCGGCGCAGCGTCATCTGCTTCTGTTGTATACATTCCTACGAAGCACCATGATGCCCTCTAATACGATAGAcgcttcgtcctcgtccgcTCCGCCGCCTCCCAACCCGGTGCTAACCGCCTACGAAGACTTTCGCAGGAATACACCAGTCGTCACACGTTCGATCCTCACCGTCCTAGTCTTGTCTTATCTTCTCTCGTGGGTCATTGATCCGCACTTTGCCATGGCAAACATTCCACAGTTTTCCGTCTTCGGATTCGAAATTTACCGGATTTTGACGAGTCCGTTGGTTAATACTCGCTTCTTCTCGTTGCTGTTCGCATTTCTGTCCTTTACCTCGCAAGGAAAGCGAATGGAAAATTCCATGGGATCGACAGCGTTTGGAGTGTTGTGTTTGACCATGGGAGTACTGGCTAATGTACTATTTCTGGTGACCAATGTCCTGCTCTACTATGTGTCGGGTGGAGAACAGGCTTTTCTGTTTACGGCAGCCGCTGGGATATGGTTGATTCTCTTCGGGATCATCGCAATGGAATGTGTACAGGCACCTCGTGGAACCCAACGGCcgcttttcttttgtaaaaTTCCGACCATCTACTATCCGTTGGCCTTGTTCGCCGTCTTTGGCTTGTTCGGGCAGTCGTTCTCCGTGGCAAATCTCATTTCCATGGGGATAGGATACGCGTACGGATTCGGTTACTTGGATGGCCTTAAACCCAGCGCGCCGCGGATTTCCCAATGGGAGGAGACGATACTAGCAGACTGGACCCGCAACGAAGGATGGGTGGCTGGCCAGGCAATCCTGGGTAGTGATGCATGGAGCGAGGCCAACGGGGGCTCTGCCTCGGAGGGAATGGTACGTTAAAAACTGCGCAAAGCGACTTCGATTCATAAAGTTGGACTCACGTCAACAAAAAATCTCTATTCTCTTTCGGTAGAGCTTACCTACAATGCAACGAGGTTCAGCACAACGCACCAGTGCGGTTTCCGAAGCTACGGGATCTGCTCGTGCTGGATCGGTTTTTCGCAGCGGAATTCGAGAGGACGCGAACAACGCTGCTGACCACGCATCGTTGCTAGCCAATGCCGGGTCGGGGCATACCCTGGGGACAACCTCACGGAGGCCCACGGATCCCCGAACGGCACGATTAGAAGCGCTGGAACGCCGGGGGATCGTGGGCGACAATGCCGTCTGAAATCGGCTAGGGGTGGCCCATACTAGAGTCtagctgacagtgaattggcCATACTGTATCACAATCAAATGTTAAACATTGCTGGAAGCGGCTGCTCGAGTCCCTCTCGATACAATGGCTGCGTGCAGGGAAGCCCCCCCAGACTTCAGGCTTCCGACAACATTCCGAaatctttctttgccaaaagtTTTTTCTGCTTTTGCGTATAGGCGGATTCCATGGACAACTCCAACCCCATTGGAAAGTCAATTTTCATTTcaatctgactgtgaaactgACTGACTTGAAGTAGAGTTAGTGTTGATTGGGAATGCTAAAAAAAGAGTGTCACGAGTTGAATTCTTTACATTAATTGGTAGTAATCGACGTCCAAACAAACTACGACATTGTTTGTATGTGTATCCTAACCTGAAGGAGTCTCGAATATATAGGAGTCGACAAGAGTGCAAACGAAGATTTAAAAGGGAGAATAACTGTACTTTAACCGACAAGCGGGCCCCTTTTTAAATTTTTCGCCGGGGATGGTTTTTCATTGTGTATTAAATTTCCTTCACTTTTTTCTGTTGTTGAAacaacttactgttactgttagttagCCAATTTTCCACAACCGACGAGATCCCTGTTTACAGGTGATGCACTATAGTATATCGGTTATTTCTTTAGGGTAAAGACTATAATATTGTGAGCAGAACGGAATGACGACGATTTTTTTGCGGAATCGGCGCACGCGTCACGAAACCCCAACATGCAATACTATAGAATGTGATATGAATGGGACACTCACCTATCCGATAAGCCCCTCCTTTCAGGTGACTCCCTTCCGAGACACCAAAAATATCGATGCGACGTAATTTTCGATGCGTAGAAATATCTTACACGCGAGAACGAACGCGTGGATGATCGAAAAAAAGACAAAACTCGTTGGTTGCTGCCGCTGTCAAAAAGTGCGGAAAGGGAGGTCGATGCCATGGAGTGCTGTTGCGGCGATTCCGACCGCGACGAAGTGCGATGGGGCGAGCCCACGACCAGCCACCCCAAGTTCTCCCGGAGATCCACCGCTCCGCCGGTCTCGCACATTATAACACGCGAAAACATTGGCGGGGGCCGCGACAGCGAGGAAGATCTCAAAGCCGTTGAAAAATGGCGTCTGCGTACACAAGGATGGGGTCAACCGGCGCAAGCGTTGGCGGATCAACACGTAGAATTTCCAGTAAGTTGGGATCACGACGAAAGGTCTCGGCGGCCTCAAAATGCTCTAGGTCTCATTGACGAGGAGGCGGATCGCGGACTGCAGCTGCGTACAAATAAGATGACTGCTACCATGGAATCCATCGAAGTAGATGATATTAGCGCCTTGCATCGTGACCGAGAATTTAGTggcagcgacgaagaagcgagCGTTCCTGAAAATCGGCCTGCAAGACTCTATTCAGCTCAAGCAAATAAGTCGCATTCCTTACTCGACAATTCATTATTTGATGTGGGAAAGCCCGTCGCTGACCTGAGACCAATTGATGGTGAAGACGAACTGGACAAAATGGTTTTGTCGATGAAGGGAGCCAAGGATCTTAACCATTCGTTTGAGTCATCGGAGGCCAGTCTTATCAGCGCGATCAGTGCAAATCTTTCCCCGCCGAATAGTAGTAAAAAGCGACGACattcgccgtcgtcgtcatcgtcgcccCGACTCCCCCCGAGCAGGACGGATTCTCCGCCCCGCGTCAGGCGAAGTCCCAACGCAGTTCACCTCTATAGTTTTTCACGAGAGGAAAATTCGGCAACGCAAGAAGCTACCAATGCAGCAAGCACTGCGGCTATCGAAGTCCTCGGACTCTCCAAGTCTCCACAAAAGAAATTTCGTGATTCTGACGCCCTTTCCGACATTCCCAGCGATATCGACTCCGCAACCCGGGAAAGATATCTGATGGCGTGCCGTATACTAAAGTCAACGTTGATTGAAAAAGATGGATCATTGCTTCCTATTGAGAGGACATTTTTGCAGGGTCTCTTggaggatgacgatgaagctGTGTCGGAAGCACAAGTATCGGCAATAGAAACAGCGTCCAGAACACTAGTGTCCGACccattgttttcgttggagGCGGTGCATTCATCTCACTTTCTTCAAGATTCATCGCCTCCTGGTGCGGAAGCTGCCAAATCGGCTTGGAAAAAGTCTCAGAAAATCCGTGCCACCTCATCCGCTTGGCACACAGAACAAGAACCACCCTTAGAGCCTGTTTTTACATCGCCCGTCCGTTTAGAGGACCGGGATCACCCCTTCTTAATTCTAGGAGCGCGTCCTCACCAGCCACCGGGAGTCTTGACACCTGCGTTGATGGAATCGCTTCGGGGATTCTTCCCTTATGGTGTTGCGGAAGAGAATTTTTGGCTCAAATTTTCGATGGAACGTGATGGAGCCCATTTGCCC harbors:
- a CDS encoding predicted protein; its protein translation is MMPSNTIDASSSSAPPPPNPVLTAYEDFRRNTPVVTRSILTVLVLSYLLSWVIDPHFAMANIPQFSVFGFEIYRILTSPLVNTRFFSLLFAFLSFTSQGKRMENSMGSTAFGVLCLTMGVLANVLFLVTNVLLYYVSGGEQAFLFTAAAGIWLILFGIIAMECVQAPRGTQRPLFFCKIPTIYYPLALFAVFGLFGQSFSVANLISMGIGYAYGFGYLDGLKPSAPRISQWEETILADWTRNEGWVAGQAILGSDAWSEANGGSASEGMSLPTMQRGSAQRTSAVSEATGSARAGSVFRSGIREDANNAADHASLLANAGSGHTLGTTSRRPTDPRTARLEALERRGIVGDNAV